In Vicinamibacteria bacterium, the DNA window GCCGAGGCCCAATGTTACAAGAAGCTTGGCTTTCATGGCATGCTCCTACGTGATCGAGCGATTGTATTACAGACGGTTCCGAGGTCTCCGGGAGTCGCCCGGTTCTTGGCTATCGGGTTGCCCGGCAACGGTTTCGGCGCCTAATTGCGAGAACGCACGATATGATAGGGACGAGCCGGTTCACAAGCCTCTTTTCCGGGCGTAAGCCGATCATCGGGGTCATCCATTTGCCGCCGCTGCCGGGATACCCTGAAAGCCCCGGGATCGAAGCGTCCGTGGCGAAAGCCCTGGTCGACCTCGACGCCTTTCATGCGGGGCCGGTCGACGGTGTTCTCGTCGAGAACGAGGAGGACCGTCCACACCGCGTCGAGGCTTCCCGAGAGACGATCGCGGCGATGACTCGAGTTTGTCGAGAGCTCGTGCTCCACGCGCGGGTGCCCGTCGGCGTGGAGATTCTGCTGAATGACCCCGAGGCATCGCTCGCCGTCGCTTCGATGGCCGGCGCGGCCTTCATTCGAACGGATTATTTCGTGGATCCGATGGAGCGTCCCGAGCACGGTGGCCGTATGCGCATCGACCCCGATGCCCTGATCCGTTATCGGTCCCACATCGGAGCCCAGGATGTCCTCGTTCTGGCGGACATACAAGTCAAGTACGCCAGAATGCTCGTCGAGAGAGGTCTCGCGGAATCCGCGCGGCTCGCGAGAGAGGCTGCCGCCGATGCGGTTCTCGTGACCGGTCGCGCGACCGGGGAACCGCCGTCCGTTCCCGACCTAGAAGAATCGAAACAAGGCGCCGGCGATCTGCCCGTGCTCGTCGGAAGCGGCCTCGACCTATCGAACGTAGGCGAGCTTCTCCGTGTCGCGGACGGAGCGGTCGTGGGAACGAGCCTCAAGCAAGGCGATTACGTCGCCGCCGAAAAGGTAATCGCTCTCGTACGCGAGGCGCGACGATGAACGTCGTTTGCGTCGGGGACTTGGGAGTGGATCGCTACCTTCCCCTGAAGCTCGATCGCCCGGGCGGCATCGCTCTCAATTTTGTCGCTCATGCGCGTCGTCTGTTCGACCCGTCCGATCGAATCACTCTCGTGAGCGCTCTTGGCACGGATGAAGAAGCGGTGATTGCACGGCGAGGCATCGAGACGCTCGATGTGCGCGCCTGCATCACCGAGATCGCCGGACGTACGTCCCTCCAGCTCATCGACCTCGAGCCATCGGGCGAGAAGATCTTCGTCGAATACCACCAAGGGATTCTCGGCGAGTTCCGCATCGGGGCGCCCGAGCAAGAGCTCATCTCCGACGCGGATCTTCTCTTCGCCCCTTACTACGAGCAGATCGATGGTTTCTTCGCTTCGATCGTGGAGACCCCTTCGCGAGGAATTCGTGCGGTGGATTTCGCCGACATCGCCGATCGGCCGACGACGGAACGCGTCGAAGAATACGGGCCGGGATTTTCTATCGCTTTTTTCGGACTGAGCTCGTCGCACCGGGCCTTGATCGATGCGCTCGAGACCGTCGCCCGGCGGCAGAACAAGCTCTTCATCGTCACGCTCGGGGCCGAAGGAAGCCTCGCGCTGACCGGAGGCGGGCGGCTGCGCGTGCCCGCCGTTTCGGTTGACCAGGTGGTCGATACGACCGGCGCCGGGGACACATTCGCGGCGGGCTTCTTGAGCGAATATTGTCGCTCTAAAGGCGTGACGCGCGCTCTTCGGCGTGGGGCCGAAGAGGCGGCGCGGACCATCACGCACATCGGCGCGTTCTAGCCTCTCCATCGGCGGTGCTCGCGCGGGGTGATGTAACCTCTCTCGTCACCCTGCTAGACTTGTCGCCATGCTCGTCGAAGCCTGTGTCGATTCCGTGGAAGGAGCCGTCGCGGCTCAAGCCGGGGGTGCCGCACGGGTCGAGCTGTGCACCGCTCTTCTCGAGGGCGGCCTCACGCCGAGCGCCGGAGCCATCGCCCTCGCACGGCGGAGGCTTAGGATTGGACTTCACGTCATCGTCCGACCTCGGGGAGGCGACTTTCTCTACACCGAGACCGAGCACGAAGTCATGCTCGAGGACATCAACGCCGCCAAGCAGCTCGGCGCCGACGGCGTCGTCATCGGCGTCCTCGATCCTCGAGGCAACGTGGATCGGGACCGCACTCGCGCCCTCGTCGAACGGGCGCGACCCATGGCCGTGACCTTCCATCGCGCGTTCGACATGGCGCGCGAGCCTTTCGAGGCGCTCGAATCACTGGTGGAGCTGGGCGTCGACCGTCTGTTGACGTCGGGCCAGGAGGAGTCCGCCATGGCGGGGCTCGATCTGCTCCGGCAGCTGATCGAAGAAGCGGGCGAGCGGATCATCGTGATGCCGGCCGGCAGCATCCACGAAAGGAACATCGAGAAAATCGCGAGGGAAACCCGTGCCAGCGAGCTTCACATCACGGGATTCGTGGACATCGAGAGCGGAATGCAGTTTCGCAACCCTCGGGTGCACATGGGCGGCCTGCTTCGCCCGCCGGAATATTCCCGCGCGACCACCGACGCCGAGCGCATTCGGACGCTGGTGAGTCTGGCCCGAGGGCTGAAATGACGCGGAAGCTCGTGCTCGCCGCGGCGATCGTCTCCGCCTGTCGAGTCCCCGAAACGACCGTGTCGGAGTCACCGTCGCCGATCGCGGTTTGGCTCGACGTGGATCCGGCCGTCAGGCGTGGGGGTCACGAGCCCGACGATGGGCTCGCTCTTCTTCAAGCGTTTCACTCTCCCGAGCTCGAGATCGTCGGGGTGAGCGTCGTCTTCGGAAACTCCCCTCTCGAGATCGGCTATCCGATTGCCCAGGAGATCGTGAGCCGCTTCGGACCCGAGGGGCTTGCGGTTTACTCGGGAGCCTCGGGGGCGGAAGAGCTGGGTGTCGAGACCGACGCCTCTCGCGCTCTGACAGCGGCACTCGGCGAAAGCGCGCTCTCTATCCTCGCGCTCGGACCGGTGACGAACGTGGCGACGGTGCTGACGAACCATCCCGAGCTCGCCGGTCGTATCAATCGGATCATCGCCGTCGCCGGACGACGGCCAGGCCAGAGATTCACTCTCGGCGAAGGCGGAGCCCCTCTCATGGACTTCAACTTCGAGCTCGATCCCGCCGGTTTTCAGGTATTGCTCGACTCCGGGGCACCGGTCATTCTCGCTCCCTTCGAGATCTCGTCCAAGACTCCGCTCGGCGAGGAGCAGATCGAGCGGTTCGCCACGGTGCCAGAGATTGGCGAGTTCTTTCTCGAGCCCCTTCGCGACTATGTGGAGTGGTACGACGAGCGCTTTGCCATCCGGGCGATCTTCCCCTTCGATACACTCGCGGTGGCCTACCTGACCTCCCCCGATTGGATCCAGTGTGAAGAGCTCCCCGTCGAAATCCAGACCTTACCCGATGATGTCCGCCCCGGCGAGGAGAAGCCTTACCTTCTCGCCTCGAAGGACCTGCCCTCGAGCCAGCGTGTAACGTACTGCCACTCGGCGAGCGAGGCGTTCACCGAAGATTTGATGCGCAGGATGCTAGCCGCGAACGAGGTGGACAAGTAAGTCAGGCCCGCCCCACCGTGGACTTTCCTTGGCCTTTGCGGGAATGGGCCCCTCGCGCCGCTTCACGTTACTTTATCCCTCTGAGGTGAGACTCTCGAGCTCCAGCGCCAGAATGACCTTCCTAGAGACTTCCCGCATCGTCTCGCGGTCAAGAGTTCCAACGTATCGATCGAGCTTTTGCTTCGGAACGGTGTGAACGTTGTCAGCTTGCACGAACGACGACTTGGGAAGGTTCGCTTTTTGGTCGATGTCGATCTCGGTTGGGTATCCCTTGTCCTTTGTTGTGATCTCGGCCACGGTGACCTTGTTGACCTACGGCAAGACGTTTTGCCTCGTGAGAACGACGACCGGCCGAAGGCCAATCCGACCTCCGAGCTCGATCAACCACACGTCGCCGCGATTCACTCATCACTCCAGCTCTCGGCCTCCGCCCACGCCGGCGCGTCGCTCAGGTCCTGAGGTTCTTCCCTCAGCTTGGCGATCCACTCGTCCTCGAACTTCTTGACTTCCCTCTCGCGGACCCATTTTCTCAAAGCGTCGCGTACGACGGCCGATCGTGACAGATTCGCCGATGCCGCGAGCTCGTCGACGATCCCGATGAGGTCTTCGTCGAGGCTGATCTGCACGTTCTTCATTGGTTTTCCATTCACAATTACAGGTATATTTCATGCATATACAAAAAACATATAGCAACGTAAAGTCGCTTTCTGGAGCAACTTGAAGTGGTAACGGCGTCGGTTCCGCGCCGAAGCGAAAGTGTAGAATGGCGTACGTGACGAGCGTGCATGAGGTCGCCCTGATGGCAGTAGTCGGGGCCGCCACCGCCGGAATCGCTTCGACGACTGCCCAAAACCAGGCGAGTCAGAAACCATCGTCGAAAGCTGCGCCGGTTGCGAAGTTGCCGCCGGACGAGGTCGATGGTTTGATGGCGCCGGTTGCTCTCTACCCTGATCAACTACTGGCGCAGATGCTCGTGTCGGCGACGACTCCGGCACGCGTCAAGGAGCTCGACGCCTGGTTGAAGACCAAGCCGCCGTTCACGGGCTCGGCCCTGCAGGACGCGACTCGCCAGACCGGGTACGAGCCCAGCCTGGTGGCACTCGTGATCTTCCCACAGGTAGTGGACTTCATGGCCACGAACCTGGACTGGACCACCGAGGTCGGCCGGGCCGTCTCGAGCGACCGGGCGGGCGTGCTCGACAGCGTGCAGCGACTGCGCGCGGACGCGCTCGCGAGCGGCAAGCTGAAAACCACGCCCCAGCAGACGGTCAGCCTCAAGACCCTGGACAGCGGCCAGAACATCATCGTCATCGAGCCCGCCAACGCGCAGGTGGTCCACGTGCCGCAGTACGACCCCAAGATGGTCTACACGGAGGCGCCAACCTCCACCACGGTCGTAATCCAGGAGGAGGACGATGATGCCGCCGAGGCGATGGCCGCGGGCCTGATCGG includes these proteins:
- a CDS encoding BtpA/SgcQ family protein — translated: MIGTSRFTSLFSGRKPIIGVIHLPPLPGYPESPGIEASVAKALVDLDAFHAGPVDGVLVENEEDRPHRVEASRETIAAMTRVCRELVLHARVPVGVEILLNDPEASLAVASMAGAAFIRTDYFVDPMERPEHGGRMRIDPDALIRYRSHIGAQDVLVLADIQVKYARMLVERGLAESARLAREAAADAVLVTGRATGEPPSVPDLEESKQGAGDLPVLVGSGLDLSNVGELLRVADGAVVGTSLKQGDYVAAEKVIALVREARR
- a CDS encoding PfkB family carbohydrate kinase, giving the protein MNVVCVGDLGVDRYLPLKLDRPGGIALNFVAHARRLFDPSDRITLVSALGTDEEAVIARRGIETLDVRACITEIAGRTSLQLIDLEPSGEKIFVEYHQGILGEFRIGAPEQELISDADLLFAPYYEQIDGFFASIVETPSRGIRAVDFADIADRPTTERVEEYGPGFSIAFFGLSSSHRALIDALETVARRQNKLFIVTLGAEGSLALTGGGRLRVPAVSVDQVVDTTGAGDTFAAGFLSEYCRSKGVTRALRRGAEEAARTITHIGAF
- a CDS encoding copper homeostasis protein CutC; this translates as MLVEACVDSVEGAVAAQAGGAARVELCTALLEGGLTPSAGAIALARRRLRIGLHVIVRPRGGDFLYTETEHEVMLEDINAAKQLGADGVVIGVLDPRGNVDRDRTRALVERARPMAVTFHRAFDMAREPFEALESLVELGVDRLLTSGQEESAMAGLDLLRQLIEEAGERIIVMPAGSIHERNIEKIARETRASELHITGFVDIESGMQFRNPRVHMGGLLRPPEYSRATTDAERIRTLVSLARGLK
- a CDS encoding nucleoside hydrolase, producing the protein MTRKLVLAAAIVSACRVPETTVSESPSPIAVWLDVDPAVRRGGHEPDDGLALLQAFHSPELEIVGVSVVFGNSPLEIGYPIAQEIVSRFGPEGLAVYSGASGAEELGVETDASRALTAALGESALSILALGPVTNVATVLTNHPELAGRINRIIAVAGRRPGQRFTLGEGGAPLMDFNFELDPAGFQVLLDSGAPVILAPFEISSKTPLGEEQIERFATVPEIGEFFLEPLRDYVEWYDERFAIRAIFPFDTLAVAYLTSPDWIQCEELPVEIQTLPDDVRPGEEKPYLLASKDLPSSQRVTYCHSASEAFTEDLMRRMLAANEVDK
- a CDS encoding type II toxin-antitoxin system PemK/MazF family toxin, which encodes MAEITTKDKGYPTEIDIDQKANLPKSSFVQADNVHTVPKQKLDRYVGTLDRETMREVSRKVILALELESLTSEG
- a CDS encoding ribbon-helix-helix domain-containing protein — encoded protein: MKNVQISLDEDLIGIVDELAASANLSRSAVVRDALRKWVREREVKKFEDEWIAKLREEPQDLSDAPAWAEAESWSDE
- a CDS encoding DUF3300 domain-containing protein, which translates into the protein MAYVTSVHEVALMAVVGAATAGIASTTAQNQASQKPSSKAAPVAKLPPDEVDGLMAPVALYPDQLLAQMLVSATTPARVKELDAWLKTKPPFTGSALQDATRQTGYEPSLVALVIFPQVVDFMATNLDWTTEVGRAVSSDRAGVLDSVQRLRADALASGKLKTTPQQTVSLKTLDSGQNIIVIEPANAQVVHVPQYDPKMVYTEAPTSTTVVIQEEDDDAAEAMAAGLIGFTAGIVIGAAIDNDYYYGPYGWHGAPYMYNDAWDDWYDDREDAREDWYEHREDAREDVLEHREDIAETRSDRAANAREQRTERSETQTQRTQTVRSGAASYESRGQNRDRSSTAAARSGTASDAFSNYSSGRSERSASARGKRSRSSGRRRR